In the Clostridium sporogenes genome, one interval contains:
- a CDS encoding TetM/TetW/TetO/TetS family tetracycline resistance ribosomal protection protein, with protein MHKTIGILAHVDAGKTTFAEQILYHTKSIRNRGRVDHKNSFLDNHKIEKERGITVFSEQGTFNYKDSTYYLIDNPGHMDFSSEMERAIKVMDYAVIIISGVEGIQGHTETVWNLLRKHNIPVLFFINKIDRVGANVQNVIKEINLNFTKKAFLIDKSLNNEEFSPEIVEFIAEQDEYLLEKYLADNYDKELWLNSMKKLIKSSKIFPCFIGSALQDIGIEDFLENLHILTYTEYNEEEKFSGRVYKIRHDEQNNKLTYVKALSGNLKVKEEVNLGGFRDDFCEKVNEIRIYNGDKYTNVDKAEAGQIFAVTGLNSANVGDGIGTLKEKATYNIVPTLKSKVIFDETLNVKDVLKYFKILEAEDPSLNIIWNEKFQEIQVYIMGVIQLEVLKNLMEERFGILIDFGPCEILYKETIMDTVVGYGHFEPLGHYSEVHLKLEPGKRNSGITFENLCHTDDLTIGNQNLVRTHIFERDHHGILTGSPITDLKITLLTGRSHNKHTSGGDFREATFRALRQGLEKAKNVLIEPYYSFKMEVPLECMGRVLSDIQKLKGSFNPPEAIDNKVIVKGRGPVATFMNYSVEFISFTKGKGKFNFVFDGYDICHNEKEVIEKIAYDKNADIEYTSTSIFCSKGQAFLVKYEEVEEYMHCLK; from the coding sequence ATGCATAAGACAATAGGAATATTAGCACATGTAGATGCAGGTAAAACCACATTTGCAGAACAAATATTATATCATACAAAAAGCATTAGAAATAGAGGAAGAGTGGATCATAAAAACTCTTTTTTAGATAATCATAAAATTGAAAAAGAAAGAGGAATAACAGTGTTTTCAGAGCAAGGAACCTTTAACTATAAAGATTCTACATATTATCTTATAGATAATCCAGGACATATGGATTTTTCATCTGAAATGGAAAGAGCTATAAAGGTTATGGATTATGCTGTAATTATAATAAGTGGAGTTGAAGGAATTCAAGGGCATACAGAAACAGTGTGGAATCTTTTAAGAAAGCACAATATTCCTGTTCTTTTTTTCATAAATAAAATAGATAGAGTGGGAGCTAATGTTCAAAATGTAATTAAAGAGATAAATCTTAATTTTACTAAAAAGGCTTTTCTTATTGATAAATCATTAAATAATGAAGAGTTTTCACCTGAAATAGTAGAATTTATTGCAGAGCAGGATGAATATCTTTTAGAGAAATATTTAGCGGATAATTATGACAAAGAATTATGGTTAAATTCCATGAAAAAGCTTATTAAATCAAGTAAGATTTTCCCTTGTTTTATAGGCTCTGCATTACAGGATATAGGAATAGAAGACTTTTTAGAAAACCTACATATTTTAACTTATACAGAATATAATGAAGAAGAAAAATTTAGTGGAAGAGTGTATAAGATACGTCATGATGAACAAAATAATAAATTAACCTATGTAAAGGCATTAAGTGGCAATTTAAAAGTTAAAGAGGAAGTAAATTTAGGTGGATTTCGAGATGATTTTTGTGAGAAGGTTAATGAAATAAGAATATATAATGGTGATAAATATACAAATGTAGATAAAGCTGAAGCGGGACAGATTTTTGCAGTAACAGGTTTAAATTCTGCTAATGTAGGTGATGGAATCGGAACTTTGAAAGAAAAAGCTACATATAACATTGTTCCTACTTTAAAATCAAAAGTTATATTTGATGAAACATTAAATGTAAAGGATGTTTTAAAGTATTTCAAAATTTTAGAAGCAGAAGATCCTTCTTTAAATATAATTTGGAATGAAAAATTTCAAGAAATTCAAGTTTATATTATGGGTGTTATTCAATTAGAAGTATTAAAGAATTTGATGGAAGAAAGATTTGGCATATTAATAGATTTTGGACCTTGTGAAATATTGTATAAGGAAACTATTATGGATACAGTAGTGGGATATGGTCACTTTGAACCTTTAGGACACTACTCAGAAGTCCACCTTAAATTAGAGCCAGGAAAGAGAAATAGTGGAATTACATTTGAAAATTTATGTCATACAGATGATTTAACCATAGGAAATCAAAATTTAGTAAGAACTCATATTTTTGAAAGAGATCATCATGGAATTTTAACAGGTTCTCCTATAACAGATTTAAAAATAACACTTTTAACTGGAAGATCACATAACAAACATACCAGTGGAGGAGATTTTAGAGAAGCTACCTTTAGAGCTTTAAGACAAGGATTAGAAAAAGCTAAAAATGTATTAATAGAACCTTATTATTCTTTTAAAATGGAAGTTCCATTAGAGTGTATGGGTAGGGTTTTATCAGATATACAAAAATTAAAGGGATCTTTTAATCCACCAGAAGCAATTGATAACAAGGTAATTGTAAAAGGAAGAGGCCCAGTTGCAACATTTATGAATTATAGTGTAGAATTTATATCCTTTACTAAAGGAAAGGGTAAATTTAATTTTGTATTTGATGGATACGATATTTGTCACAATGAAAAAGAAGTTATAGAAAAGATAGCCTATGATAAAAATGCAGATATTGAATATACCTCAACTTCAATATTCTGTTCTAAAGGACAAGCATTTTTAGTTAAATATGAGGAAGTAGAAGAATATATGCATTGTTTGAAATAG
- a CDS encoding NUDIX domain-containing protein, producing MLNVKFYELNSVENNKLKFAIIMAQYKGKWIFVRHKERETWEIPGGHREENEDINYTASRELFEETGAKDFSIIPVCTYSVDTGEGESFGQLFYSKVIGLDKLPNYEIGEIRLLDNMPENLTYPIIQPYLFKKVVEYLINK from the coding sequence ATGTTAAATGTGAAATTTTATGAGTTAAATTCAGTAGAGAATAATAAACTAAAGTTTGCAATTATCATGGCACAGTATAAAGGAAAATGGATATTTGTAAGACACAAGGAAAGAGAAACTTGGGAAATTCCAGGAGGGCACAGGGAAGAAAATGAAGATATAAATTATACTGCTTCAAGAGAATTGTTTGAAGAGACTGGAGCAAAAGATTTTTCTATAATACCAGTATGTACTTATTCAGTAGACACAGGTGAAGGCGAATCCTTTGGACAATTATTCTATTCAAAAGTTATTGGTCTTGATAAATTGCCAAATTATGAAATAGGTGAGATAAGATTACTTGATAATATGCCTGAAAATTTAACTTATCCTATTATTCAGCCATACTTATTTAAAAAAGTAGTAGAATACCTAATTAATAAATAA
- a CDS encoding alpha/beta hydrolase, producing the protein MKVINKNIKFNAQWLQLAAILNLPENSKKNKQNPAIVCVHPGSSCKNQTAGIYAEKLAELGYVTLVFDASYQGESEGEPRYIEEPAIRVNDIRCAVDYLTTLDFVDENRIGVLGVCAGGGYAVNAAMTDHRIKAVGTVVGANIGRLYRESDPIKTLELIGNQRTAEARGAEPMITNWIPNNPKEVESAGITDIDIIEAVDYYTTSRGQSCNSPNKLNFTSMASVIAFDAFHLVEELLTQPLQIIIGSKQGGFGSFRDGHELYERAASKKKDLFVLEGVSHYDLYDQPEPVKKAVEKLESFYKENL; encoded by the coding sequence ATGAAGGTTATTAACAAAAACATAAAGTTTAACGCACAATGGTTACAGTTAGCAGCTATTTTAAATCTACCTGAAAATTCTAAAAAGAATAAACAAAACCCTGCAATTGTTTGTGTTCATCCAGGTAGCAGTTGTAAAAATCAAACTGCAGGCATATACGCTGAAAAGCTTGCTGAATTAGGATATGTAACCCTTGTATTTGATGCATCATATCAAGGCGAAAGTGAAGGAGAACCTAGATATATAGAAGAACCAGCTATAAGGGTTAACGATATTCGTTGCGCAGTAGATTACCTAACTACACTTGATTTTGTAGATGAAAATCGTATTGGTGTATTAGGTGTTTGTGCTGGAGGTGGTTATGCAGTAAATGCTGCAATGACAGATCATAGAATCAAAGCTGTTGGTACAGTTGTAGGTGCGAATATTGGTCGTTTATACCGTGAAAGTGATCCTATTAAAACATTAGAATTAATAGGTAATCAGCGTACTGCTGAAGCTCGTGGTGCTGAGCCAATGATTACAAACTGGATTCCTAACAATCCAAAGGAAGTAGAATCAGCTGGTATTACTGATATAGATATCATAGAAGCTGTTGATTATTATACAACTTCAAGAGGTCAAAGCTGTAATTCTCCAAATAAGTTGAATTTCACTAGTATGGCCTCAGTAATTGCTTTTGATGCTTTCCATTTAGTAGAAGAACTACTAACTCAACCTTTACAGATTATTATAGGTAGCAAACAAGGGGGCTTTGGTTCATTCAGAGATGGTCATGAACTTTATGAAAGAGCAGCTTCAAAGAAAAAGGATTTATTTGTTCTTGAAGGTGTAAGTCACTATGATTTGTATGATCAACCAGAACCAGTTAAAAAAGCAGTTGAAAAATTAGAATCTTTCTATAAAGAAAATCTTTAA
- a CDS encoding TetR/AcrR family transcriptional regulator: MNNKVDRRIIKSQKAIQSTFLTMLIEDGFDEITVKKITEKADISRKTFYLHYADKYELLDTIVNKQLEELERICEQKKEKGFIEGTVIWFNYFEQHKSFFAALFVSKSTVSFRKQLLDFMMKQLSEKINQVNPKKNSGILLRFLSMAVLGIMESFILNELNDSTEQIAKQVGELLEQNIQLASQGKI; this comes from the coding sequence ATGAATAATAAAGTAGATAGGAGAATCATAAAATCGCAAAAGGCAATTCAATCAACATTCTTAACAATGTTGATTGAAGATGGCTTTGATGAAATTACGGTGAAAAAAATTACTGAAAAAGCGGATATAAGTAGAAAGACATTTTATTTACATTATGCAGATAAATACGAATTGCTAGATACAATCGTCAACAAGCAATTAGAAGAATTAGAAAGAATTTGTGAACAAAAAAAAGAGAAGGGCTTTATAGAAGGTACAGTGATTTGGTTCAATTACTTTGAGCAGCATAAATCTTTCTTTGCAGCTTTATTTGTAAGTAAAAGCACGGTCTCATTTAGGAAACAGCTCTTAGATTTCATGATGAAACAACTAAGCGAAAAAATAAATCAGGTAAATCCTAAAAAAAATTCTGGAATACTTCTAAGATTTTTAAGTATGGCTGTTTTAGGTATTATGGAATCCTTTATATTGAATGAATTAAATGATAGTACAGAGCAAATAGCAAAACAAGTTGGGGAGTTACTGGAACAGAATATCCAATTAGCTTCACAGGGGAAAATTTAA
- a CDS encoding lipase, with product MKKSYFKRITASIIIICIIFGFTSFSTIKAADNGDATVVGNDYPIVMVHGCFGWGRNEGAGLYYWGGKESLTQKLTYKGYTVYSPSIGPVSSNWDRACELYTYIVGGTVDYGESHSKKYGHARYGRSYPGVYNQIGTKDSSGNIRKVHLMGHSMGGQTIRLLAQLLENGDPDELSFTTDGSINSLFTGGKSWVSSITSIATPHDGSQEAHIKYGIEPLTHQFVAAIAAIKGKKVDLDDLNYDFQLDQWGLKRKPGESRLAYNNRVIKSAIWKKTKDLSVWDLSPEGAREFNSYVKTQSDINYFSIACVNTHEDRLTHFQVPNKNMNPILVKSSIFMGRYTNNKSGEVPIDKSWWRNDGVVSVISAANPKVGSSDEIVDYSGTALKGTWNYLGEFDNTDHIEVCGMKYDRNRIEQMYFNVVEMLSKLPAE from the coding sequence ATGAAAAAGTCTTATTTTAAAAGGATTACAGCATCCATTATTATCATCTGTATAATTTTTGGTTTCACCTCATTTTCTACTATAAAAGCTGCTGATAACGGTGATGCTACAGTAGTTGGAAATGATTATCCTATAGTTATGGTACATGGATGCTTTGGTTGGGGTCGTAATGAAGGAGCCGGTCTTTATTACTGGGGAGGTAAAGAAAGTTTGACTCAAAAACTTACCTACAAGGGTTATACTGTATACTCTCCATCTATCGGACCTGTTTCAAGTAACTGGGATAGGGCATGTGAGCTGTATACATATATTGTAGGCGGCACAGTTGATTATGGAGAATCACATTCTAAAAAATATGGACATGCAAGATATGGACGGAGCTATCCAGGGGTGTACAATCAAATTGGAACAAAAGATTCATCTGGAAATATTAGAAAAGTTCATCTAATGGGGCATAGCATGGGAGGACAGACAATTCGTTTATTGGCACAGCTTTTAGAAAATGGAGATCCTGATGAATTATCATTTACCACAGATGGAAGTATCAATTCACTTTTTACTGGTGGAAAATCATGGGTATCAAGTATTACATCTATTGCTACTCCACATGATGGAAGTCAGGAAGCACATATAAAATATGGTATTGAGCCTCTTACACATCAATTTGTTGCAGCTATTGCAGCAATAAAAGGCAAGAAGGTTGATTTAGATGACTTAAATTATGATTTCCAATTAGATCAGTGGGGTCTTAAAAGAAAACCTGGTGAATCACGTTTAGCATATAACAATAGAGTAATTAAAAGTGCAATTTGGAAGAAAACCAAGGATTTAAGTGTTTGGGATTTGTCACCAGAAGGAGCTCGAGAATTTAATTCCTATGTTAAGACACAAAGTGATATCAATTATTTTTCAATTGCATGTGTAAATACTCATGAGGATAGATTGACTCATTTTCAAGTGCCAAATAAAAATATGAATCCTATTCTTGTGAAAAGCTCCATATTTATGGGAAGGTATACGAACAATAAGAGTGGTGAAGTTCCTATAGATAAAAGCTGGTGGAGAAATGATGGCGTTGTGAGCGTAATATCAGCTGCAAATCCTAAGGTTGGCTCATCAGATGAAATAGTTGATTATAGCGGAACTGCATTAAAGGGTACATGGAACTATCTTGGAGAATTTGACAATACAGATCATATTGAAGTTTGTGGAATGAAATATGATCGAAACAGAATTGAACAAATGTATTTTAATGTAGTAGAAATGCTTTCAAAGCTTCCTGCTGAATAA
- a CDS encoding AraC family transcriptional regulator: protein MNQQLNIHESLLLDNGFHKCNNCKKYNSIGTCYELDPAIGSGYYWIYIHKNLFSIVIHDFYFHEDFYLESLLPEYFSISYYESVSGEELNPYSRLNAGCVKSYWCNKVIYKALLHKNIPIKSIGIEFMPKYCDEFLSNKFSDEYINPRSALININETTDFPEMVLLLHQILKYRGNGISAKLFYEGKVSEAMSLIYERYNQHKKTYSNLSQIDIDHLQSVASYINDHYANELLLSKLCKIACMGTTKFKKSFKELYKCTSTEYIQYRRMSQAEHLLVDTDLTIGLVSKIVGYKSASRFSELFKKSTGLCPVEYRRLSKRS from the coding sequence ATGAATCAACAATTAAATATTCATGAATCGTTGCTTTTAGATAACGGTTTTCATAAATGTAATAACTGTAAAAAATATAATTCTATTGGAACTTGTTATGAATTAGACCCTGCCATTGGATCAGGTTATTATTGGATTTATATTCATAAAAACCTTTTTTCTATAGTAATTCATGATTTTTATTTTCACGAAGATTTTTATCTGGAAAGTTTACTTCCTGAGTATTTTAGTATTTCTTATTACGAATCCGTTTCTGGTGAAGAATTAAATCCTTATTCTCGCCTAAATGCAGGATGTGTTAAAAGTTACTGGTGTAATAAAGTCATCTATAAAGCATTATTACATAAAAACATTCCTATAAAATCTATAGGAATAGAGTTTATGCCAAAATATTGTGATGAATTTTTATCAAATAAATTTTCAGATGAGTATATAAATCCTCGCTCAGCTTTAATAAATATTAATGAAACAACGGATTTCCCTGAGATGGTCTTATTACTACATCAAATATTGAAATATAGAGGCAATGGTATTTCTGCTAAATTATTTTATGAGGGTAAAGTTTCAGAAGCAATGTCACTTATATATGAAAGATATAATCAACATAAAAAAACTTATTCAAATCTTTCTCAAATAGATATAGACCATTTACAAAGTGTAGCTTCATATATTAATGATCATTATGCTAATGAATTACTTTTATCTAAATTGTGTAAAATAGCTTGTATGGGAACTACTAAATTCAAAAAATCCTTCAAAGAATTATATAAATGTACTTCTACCGAATATATACAATATCGTCGTATGAGCCAAGCTGAACATCTTTTAGTAGATACGGATTTAACAATAGGTCTAGTTTCTAAAATTGTAGGTTATAAAAGTGCTAGTAGATTTTCAGAACTTTTTAAAAAAAGCACTGGTTTATGTCCCGTTGAATATAGACGTTTATCAAAGCGTTCTTAA
- a CDS encoding MptD family putative ECF transporter S component, with product MSKQLSKANKLTVKDMVTTGIFSTIFTVFMLLGGVFFATNPVLTFLMPLGAALLPGPVYLLLSGKVPKKGSITILGILVGIFMFITGMHWSMVVGFMVLGIIADIITASGKYKNFKLTIIGYSLFMLANTTSYAMFFLDQKNYLAYMQKNSTANPAYFDTMVSTGQSWMLPAIIIGTIICAVISGLIGKKLLRKQFRKAGIVA from the coding sequence ATGTCAAAACAATTAAGCAAGGCAAATAAATTAACTGTAAAGGATATGGTAACCACAGGAATCTTCTCTACGATTTTTACAGTGTTTATGCTTTTAGGAGGAGTATTTTTTGCAACCAATCCTGTTTTAACCTTTCTTATGCCATTAGGTGCAGCATTACTTCCAGGTCCAGTGTATTTGCTTTTATCTGGGAAAGTTCCTAAGAAAGGCAGTATCACAATTTTAGGAATTTTAGTTGGAATCTTTATGTTTATAACTGGTATGCACTGGAGCATGGTTGTTGGATTTATGGTTTTAGGAATCATTGCAGATATTATTACAGCAAGTGGGAAATATAAAAATTTTAAGCTTACAATAATAGGATATTCATTATTTATGTTAGCTAATACAACATCATATGCCATGTTTTTTTTAGATCAAAAGAATTATTTGGCTTATATGCAAAAGAACAGTACAGCAAATCCAGCGTATTTTGATACAATGGTTTCAACTGGTCAGAGTTGGATGTTGCCAGCTATTATTATAGGTACAATTATTTGCGCTGTTATAAGTGGTTTAATAGGTAAAAAATTATTAAGAAAGCAGTTTAGAAAAGCAGGAATAGTGGCATGA
- a CDS encoding energy-coupling factor transporter transmembrane protein EcfT encodes MINYITLENKGEKGVLKIDPRTKIILMILGNAAIFLAFSIQMKISLIIFYLIFGFLCGAYKSPVKISLGYFCLILMEYLAGKYLRGTLALMIVTFSQFVKMILPCALLASIMISTTKVSEFMGALNKMKVSQKVIIPLTVMIRYFPVVFEDWKNIKDSMRMRDVSPTFWGFLKNPSDTIECIYVPMLMSASKVSDELSAAAITRGIENPNPRTCMVKMKMKFCDYLSISLMVIVIVLEVLM; translated from the coding sequence ATGATTAATTATATTACATTAGAAAATAAAGGGGAAAAAGGTGTTTTAAAAATTGATCCTCGAACAAAGATTATTTTAATGATATTAGGAAATGCGGCAATATTTCTTGCATTTAGTATTCAAATGAAAATAAGTCTTATAATTTTTTACTTAATTTTTGGTTTTTTATGTGGTGCATATAAATCTCCAGTAAAGATATCACTTGGATATTTTTGTCTTATATTAATGGAATATTTGGCTGGAAAATATTTAAGGGGAACATTGGCCCTTATGATAGTGACATTTTCACAATTTGTAAAGATGATATTACCATGTGCATTATTAGCAAGCATTATGATTTCTACAACAAAAGTTAGTGAATTTATGGGAGCTCTAAACAAGATGAAGGTATCCCAAAAAGTCATTATTCCACTAACAGTTATGATTAGGTATTTTCCAGTAGTATTTGAGGATTGGAAAAATATAAAGGATTCAATGAGAATGAGAGATGTGAGTCCTACATTTTGGGGATTCTTAAAAAATCCATCAGATACTATTGAATGTATATATGTTCCAATGCTTATGTCAGCTTCTAAAGTATCAGATGAACTATCAGCAGCAGCTATAACAAGAGGAATTGAAAATCCAAATCCAAGAACATGTATGGTAAAAATGAAAATGAAATTTTGTGATTATTTATCTATTAGTTTAATGGTTATAGTTATTGTTTTAGAAGTATTAATGTAG
- a CDS encoding energy-coupling factor ABC transporter ATP-binding protein, producing the protein MINFKDVSFKYKGKEEPSIKNINLKIKEGQCIVLCGRSGCGKTSNTRLLNGLIPDFYQGDLSGVVEIDGKLISSLPIYKISEKVGSVFQNPNTQFFNTDTDSEIAFGIENLSVSEEKLRPIVDKAFCDFKIEKLKNRSIFELSGGEKQNIAFASIYAMNPDIYVLDEPSSNLDSDAINDLKDLLTFLKSKGKTIIITEHRLYYLKDLADIICYIEKGEIKSIYSQEDFLKLSVKERENKGLRALDLSKVEPIKKEQLEKNNYLTMKNIILRYGKKQIIKKGFDITASKGECIGIIGHNGAGKTTFSKALCGLHKDYDGKITIDNKELTDKQRLKKCYLVMQDVNYQLFAEKVEEECCFGIKNFNREEVLQVLKSLGLYEYKDNHPNTLSGGQKQRLAVATSIISKREILIFDEPTSGLDYDSMIRVSKLIDTLREDGKVVFLVTHDYEFICNTCTRILHFDKGTLMEDYFLSNEEGKDKLKKFFIQQ; encoded by the coding sequence TTGATAAATTTTAAAGATGTTTCATTTAAGTATAAAGGAAAGGAAGAACCTTCTATAAAAAATATTAATCTTAAAATAAAAGAAGGTCAATGTATAGTTTTATGTGGGAGAAGTGGTTGCGGAAAGACAAGTAATACACGTCTTTTAAATGGTCTTATACCAGATTTTTATCAAGGAGATTTAAGTGGAGTTGTAGAGATTGATGGTAAATTAATTTCAAGTCTTCCAATTTATAAAATATCAGAAAAAGTAGGGTCTGTATTTCAAAATCCCAATACTCAATTTTTTAATACAGATACAGATAGTGAAATTGCTTTTGGTATTGAAAATCTTTCAGTTTCAGAAGAAAAATTAAGACCAATTGTAGATAAGGCATTTTGTGATTTTAAAATAGAAAAATTAAAAAATAGAAGTATTTTTGAGTTATCAGGAGGAGAAAAACAAAACATAGCCTTTGCCTCTATTTATGCTATGAATCCGGATATTTATGTTTTAGATGAACCATCTTCTAATCTAGATAGTGATGCAATTAATGATTTAAAAGACCTATTAACCTTTTTAAAAAGTAAAGGAAAAACAATTATTATAACAGAGCATAGATTATATTATTTAAAGGATTTAGCAGATATTATTTGTTATATAGAAAAGGGAGAAATAAAGTCTATATATTCTCAAGAGGATTTTCTAAAACTTTCTGTTAAGGAAAGAGAAAATAAAGGATTAAGAGCATTAGACCTAAGCAAAGTTGAACCAATTAAAAAAGAGCAATTAGAAAAAAATAACTATTTAACAATGAAAAATATAATTTTAAGATATGGAAAAAAACAGATTATAAAAAAAGGTTTTGATATAACTGCATCTAAAGGTGAATGCATAGGAATTATAGGTCATAATGGAGCAGGAAAAACAACATTTTCAAAAGCTCTATGTGGATTACACAAAGACTATGATGGTAAAATTACTATAGATAATAAAGAGCTTACAGATAAACAGCGCCTTAAAAAGTGTTATTTAGTTATGCAAGATGTTAATTATCAGCTTTTTGCAGAAAAAGTTGAAGAAGAATGTTGTTTTGGAATAAAAAATTTTAATAGAGAAGAAGTACTTCAAGTACTTAAATCTTTAGGACTTTATGAATATAAAGATAATCATCCAAACACCTTGTCAGGAGGTCAAAAACAAAGACTTGCTGTTGCAACAAGTATCATAAGTAAAAGAGAAATTTTAATATTTGATGAACCAACAAGTGGATTGGACTACGATAGTATGATTAGAGTTTCAAAACTTATAGATACACTAAGAGAAGATGGAAAGGTTGTATTTCTAGTTACTCATGATTATGAATTTATTTGTAATACTTGTACTAGAATATTGCATTTCGATAAAGGTACATTAATGGAGGATTATTTTTTATCAAATGAAGAAGGAAAGGATAAATTAAAAAAATTCTTTATTCAACAATAG